The proteins below are encoded in one region of Bombus terrestris chromosome 7, iyBomTerr1.2, whole genome shotgun sequence:
- the LOC100646829 gene encoding uncharacterized protein LOC100646829 isoform X2 has translation MISQTSEEFITTAPTCAAKTSNQSLKPRKLNGRTFDFLWWLDSRRENVSKKEENQKKKEDLIEVKVKTNENDSKTKSTLSSKTSFEFFKNIKKHMQIRKLTHKSKKRTKEVETSSVQNDTNYDPLVIQKDVPTISTEEDNISELKCEETDNNFDNQNSNVSQNEYISESLNDTINSCSDTEEKLEAINEQIIDKLETDIDHENVSHIYQSCSNNETEQLEPRSTIENYIVKHQVEKIKESIEDNRSNDNKAKASLTEELLKLSNYGWYWGPISGTEADAKLLSEPDGAFLVRDSSDDRYVLTLSFKSAGKLLHARMEHSGGLFSLCNQSESEGFSSVADLIDYSMNFSQSAVFCYSRPKYPGHPSFPVRLTKPVSRFTQVRSLQYLCRFVIRQNTRLDNIHKLPLPKTIKGYIEEAHY, from the exons ATGATAAGTCAAACGTCAGAGGAATTCATCACGACTGCACCAACATGTGCGGCGAAAACATCGAACCAAAGCTTGAAACCACGTAAGTTGAATGGTAGAACATTTGATTTTCTTTGGTGGCTTGATTCACGACGTGAGAACGTAtcaaaaaaagaggagaaccagaagaaaaaggaggatTTAATAGAAGTTAAAGTcaaaacaaatgaaaatgaTAGCAAAACGAAAAGTACTCTCTCCTCCAAAACAtcgtttgaattttttaagaatattaaGAAACACATGCAGATCAGAAAGTTGACACATAAATCTAAGAAAAGG ACCAAGGAAGTCGAAACATCTAGCGTACAAAATGACACAAATTATGATCCATTAGTGATTCAGAAGGATGTGCCTACAATTTCTACTGAAGAAGATAATATCTCTGAATTAAAATGTGAAGAGACTGACAATAATTTTGATAATCAAAACAGCAATGTGTCACAAAATGAATATATCTCAGAGAGCCTAAATGATACCATAAATAGTTGCAGTGACACTGAAGAGAAACTAGAAGCAATTAATGAACAAATTATTGATAAGTTGGAGACAGATATTGATCATGAAAATGTTTCTCACATATACCAATCATGCTCCAATAATGAAACAGAGCAGTTAGAACCCAGATCaacaatagaaaattatatagtaaaacatcaagttgaaaaaattaaagaaagtaTAGAAGATAATAGAAGTAATGATAACAAAGCAAAAGCAAGTCTTACAGAGGAATTGCTTAAATTAAGTAATTATGGGTGGTATTGGGGTCCAATATCAGGAACTGAGGCTGATGCCAAACTTCTATCTGAACCAGATGGTGCATTCCTAGTTAGGGATTCATCAGATGATAG atATGTCCTAACACTTAGCTTTAAATCAGCTGGCAAATTACTCCATGCTCGTATGGAACATAGTGGTGGTTTATTTTCTTTATGCAACCAAAGTGAAAGTGAAGGATTTAGTTCAGTGGCTGATTTAATTGACTATTCGATGAATTTTAGTCAATCAGCAGTTTTCTGCTATTCACGGCCTAAGTATCCTGGCCATCCATCTTTCCCTGTTAGATTAACAAAGCCAGTAAGCAGGTTTACTCAAGTCCGAAGTTTACAATACCTTTGTCGTTTTGTTATACGTCAAAATACTAGATTAGACAATATTCATAAGTTGCCTTTACCAAAAACAATCAAGGGTTACATAGAAGAAGCGCACTATTAA
- the LOC100646829 gene encoding uncharacterized protein LOC100646829 isoform X1 yields MISQTSEEFITTAPTCAAKTSNQSLKPRKLNGRTFDFLWWLDSRRENVSKKEENQKKKEDLIEVKVKTNENDSKTKSTLSSKTSFEFFKNIKKHMQIRKLTHKSKKRFLQTKEVETSSVQNDTNYDPLVIQKDVPTISTEEDNISELKCEETDNNFDNQNSNVSQNEYISESLNDTINSCSDTEEKLEAINEQIIDKLETDIDHENVSHIYQSCSNNETEQLEPRSTIENYIVKHQVEKIKESIEDNRSNDNKAKASLTEELLKLSNYGWYWGPISGTEADAKLLSEPDGAFLVRDSSDDRYVLTLSFKSAGKLLHARMEHSGGLFSLCNQSESEGFSSVADLIDYSMNFSQSAVFCYSRPKYPGHPSFPVRLTKPVSRFTQVRSLQYLCRFVIRQNTRLDNIHKLPLPKTIKGYIEEAHY; encoded by the exons ATGATAAGTCAAACGTCAGAGGAATTCATCACGACTGCACCAACATGTGCGGCGAAAACATCGAACCAAAGCTTGAAACCACGTAAGTTGAATGGTAGAACATTTGATTTTCTTTGGTGGCTTGATTCACGACGTGAGAACGTAtcaaaaaaagaggagaaccagaagaaaaaggaggatTTAATAGAAGTTAAAGTcaaaacaaatgaaaatgaTAGCAAAACGAAAAGTACTCTCTCCTCCAAAACAtcgtttgaattttttaagaatattaaGAAACACATGCAGATCAGAAAGTTGACACATAAATCTAAGAAAAGG TTCTTACAGACCAAGGAAGTCGAAACATCTAGCGTACAAAATGACACAAATTATGATCCATTAGTGATTCAGAAGGATGTGCCTACAATTTCTACTGAAGAAGATAATATCTCTGAATTAAAATGTGAAGAGACTGACAATAATTTTGATAATCAAAACAGCAATGTGTCACAAAATGAATATATCTCAGAGAGCCTAAATGATACCATAAATAGTTGCAGTGACACTGAAGAGAAACTAGAAGCAATTAATGAACAAATTATTGATAAGTTGGAGACAGATATTGATCATGAAAATGTTTCTCACATATACCAATCATGCTCCAATAATGAAACAGAGCAGTTAGAACCCAGATCaacaatagaaaattatatagtaaaacatcaagttgaaaaaattaaagaaagtaTAGAAGATAATAGAAGTAATGATAACAAAGCAAAAGCAAGTCTTACAGAGGAATTGCTTAAATTAAGTAATTATGGGTGGTATTGGGGTCCAATATCAGGAACTGAGGCTGATGCCAAACTTCTATCTGAACCAGATGGTGCATTCCTAGTTAGGGATTCATCAGATGATAG atATGTCCTAACACTTAGCTTTAAATCAGCTGGCAAATTACTCCATGCTCGTATGGAACATAGTGGTGGTTTATTTTCTTTATGCAACCAAAGTGAAAGTGAAGGATTTAGTTCAGTGGCTGATTTAATTGACTATTCGATGAATTTTAGTCAATCAGCAGTTTTCTGCTATTCACGGCCTAAGTATCCTGGCCATCCATCTTTCCCTGTTAGATTAACAAAGCCAGTAAGCAGGTTTACTCAAGTCCGAAGTTTACAATACCTTTGTCGTTTTGTTATACGTCAAAATACTAGATTAGACAATATTCATAAGTTGCCTTTACCAAAAACAATCAAGGGTTACATAGAAGAAGCGCACTATTAA
- the LOC100646381 gene encoding G patch domain-containing protein 1 homolog, with amino-acid sequence MSDSENENYVTFGIPLEPIDEDNVPRKKPMMIEDQYAYDAQGRRRFHGAFTGGFSAGYFNTVGTRDGWRPQRFKSSRSSKAGSITQRPEDFMDEEDTSEFGIAPTGIRATEDYMECSQRGTKRERITRDNSGPIPGTPVLKELLKPVKETVGIMLLKKMGWRPGQGVGSRLTKREKAKIEKRNEKLKDMQQGSRKASSENSSDDSEDDYRNVTFAPDDYEPFRCNPKDNYFGIGYSGLDRRTILSGHVNLFETPAFSIQDKNKKLSIHGQAFGVGAFEADDEDIYEREDMSRYDFSLGPERKIKTRWSEDSSSRNLSYNCLEGFVLAENKLELKNIFPPPELPKNFVPVHTARKSRFYPPIDNISRRTENGKRKDLTAADRAKILEDTCNAKKTSETHSNSVPSVASNIISNTLNLRWKQQTEERRKEENLQAKAAVSWMEKLNAQSFVKGGVVGSNKDSDGSLKRLEEFKDSSLTFEGQSKLDQDDSVKNSNVKPYFSDSDKQRRFEQYLLFVKEGEKNKLESIQPLSMTEWDREHERIEFEQAVKLVGQPTNEYTGSKCTSASDSTNSNVSVKFSQEDEMKQAVKMKMFGKLTRERVEWKPASIVCKRFNIPEPKVGCAQPEMQKRSTRFSIFDSFDWNNSTKFLRASQEVNEVSTSSKDKSSIENTGQNIIDNTEKGAINNTDSNIKMSNNISFYNHQIFEPVSEKMRNFEVSYEKVFGKEVPETSSTIFEDKQNLDNNFDANRITETIDQQDKTEEDINTTTKPTSKSKSEEKKDLFKAIFLSSSEESDSEPDESLDSEAVKSVLIGKVPSEVNVNRNTSPPRGIFAKVDLDSLVTNTKNSMQTNETTSKEKDINIVDSELGIEPKEDDSNFNPPEARLLLDVYGPALPSRLLKSENATPEASSSQALKPVFRSVVVPKPKVDSKVSGVWVEKVKKSKKEKKKHKHKEHKSSKHKRKSKKEKRSS; translated from the exons ATGAGTGATTCTGAGAACGAAAATTATGTTACTTTTGGAATCCCCCTTGAACCAATTGATGAAG ACAATGTACCAAGGAAGAAACCAATGATGATTGAAGATCAATATGCATATGATGCACAAGGTAGACGTAGATTTCATGGTGCATTTACGGGTGGTTTCTCTGCTGGATACTTTAATACTGTTGGTACAAGAGATGGTTGGAGGCCACAACGATTTAAATCTTCTAGAAGTAGCAAAGCTGGAAGTATTACTCAGCGTCCAGAAGATTTTATGGATGAGGAGGATACAAGTGAATTTGGAATTGCACCAACAGGGATTCGTGCTACGGAGGATTATATGGAATGTAGTCAAAGAGGTACAAAACGCGAGAGAATCACTCGTGACAACAGTGGTCCTATTCCTGGTACTCCAGTATTGAAGGAGCTTTTGAAGCCAGTGAA GGAAACAGTTGGTATTATGTTACTAAAGAAAATGGGGTGGAGACCAGGTCAGGGAGTAGGATCAAGACTTACAAAAAGGGAGAaagctaaaattgaaaaaagaaatgagaagCTAAAAGATATGCAGCAGGGATCTAGGAAGGCAAGTTCAGAAAATAGCTCTGATGATTCAGAAGATGATTATCGGAATGTTACATTTGCACCTGATGACTATGAGCCATTTAG ATGTAACCCAAAAGACAATTATTTTGGCATAGGATACAGTGGTTTAGATAGAAGAACCATATTGTCTGGAcatgtaaatttatttgaaactccAGCATTTAGCATTCAGGAtaagaacaaaaaattatcGATACATGGACAAGCATTTGGAGTTGGCGCATTCGAAGCCGATGATGAAGATATATACGAGAGAGAAGATATGTCACGTTACGACTTTTCCTTAGGTCCTGAACGGAAAATCAAAACAAGATGGTCTGAGGATAGTAGTTCGAGAAATTTAAGCTACAACTGTTTAGAAGGCTTTGTATTGGCAGAGAATAAAttagaattgaaaaatatttttccacctCCGGAATTGCCTAAGAATTTTGTACCAGTACATACAGCTAGGAAGAGCAGATTTTATCCTCCGATTGATAATATTTCTCGTAGAACAGAGAATGGGAAGCGCAAAGATCTCACAGCCGCGGATAGAGCTAAAATATTAGAAGATACATGCAATGCGAAAAAGACATCCGAAACGCATTCAAATTCGGTACCATCAGTTGCTTCCAATATCATTTCAAATACGTTAAATTTACGTTGGAAACAGCAAACGGAAGAAAGGCGGAAAGAAGAAAATCTACAAGCTAAGGCAGCTGTATCATGGATGGAAAAATTGAACGCACAAAGTTTTGTTAAAGGAGGTGTCGTTGGATCCAATAAAGATTCTGATGGAAGTTTAAAAAGATTAGAAGAATTTAAAGATTCCTCTTTGACTTTTGAGGGACAAAGTAAATTGGATCAAGATGATTCTGTGAAGAATAGCAATGTGAAACCATATTTTTCTGATTCTGATAAACAAAGACGATTTGAACAATATTTACTTTTCGtaaaagaaggagagaaaaataaGCTTGAAAGTATACAGCCATTATCTATGACAGAATGGGACAGAGAACATGAACGAATTGAATTCGAACAAGCAGTAAAACTGGTTGGGCAACCAACAAATGAATATACTGGGAGTAAATGTACAAGTGCTTCTGATTCCACGAATTCAAATGTTTCTGTAAAATTTAGCCAGGAGGATGAAATGAAACAGgctgtaaaaatgaaaatgttcgGGAAATTAACTCGGGAGCGAGTGGAATGGAAGCCAGCGAGCATAGTTTGTAAGAGATTCAATATTCCAGAGCCAAAAGTTGGTTGTGCTCAACCTGAGATGCAGAAAAGGTCAACAAGGTTTTCCATCTTCGATTCCTTTGATTGGAATAATTCTACGAAGTTTTTACGGGCGTCGCAAGAAGTAAATGAAGTAAGTACATCGTCAAAAGACAAAAGCAGTATTGAAAATACGGGCCAAAACATTATTGACAATACAGAAAAAGGCGCTATTAACAATACGGATTCCAACATTAAAATGAGtaataatatatctttttataatcaTCAAATTTTCGAACCTGTGTCagagaaaatgagaaattttgAAGTATCTTATGAAAAAGTTTTTGGAAAAGAAGTTCCAGAAACCTCATCGACAATATTCGAAGACAAACAAAATCTGGACAATAACTTTGATGCAAATAGAATAACAGAGACTATAGATCAACAGGATAAAACTGAAGAAGATATCAATACTACAACGAAACCTACATCAAAAAGTAAATCAGAAGAAAAGAAGGATCTTTTTAAAGCAATTTTCTTAAGTAGTAGCGAGGAATCTGATTCCGAGCCAGATGAAAGCCTAGACAGCGAAGCCGTGAAATCTGTTTTGATTGGTAAAGTTCCAAGCGAGGTAAATGTAAATAGGAACACCTCCCCACCTAGAGGAATTTTTGCAAAGGTGGATCTCGATAGCTTAGTTACTAATACAAAAAATAGTATGCAAACAAATGAAACAACGAGTAAAGAAAAAGACATAAACATAGTAGATTCTGAATTAGGGATTGAACCCAAAGAAGATGATTCTAATTTCAATCCCCCAGAAGCTCGATTATTATTGGATGTGTATGGACCTGCTCTTCCTTCGAGATTATTAAAATCTGAAAATGCAACCCCAGAAGCGTCCAGTTCGCAAGCTTTGAAGCCTGTGTTTAGAAGTGTTGTAGTACCAAAACCTAAAGTAGACTCTAAAGTTTCTGGTGTATGGGTGGAGAAAGTGAAGAAGTccaaaaaggagaagaaaaagcaCAAACACAAAGAACACAAAAGTTCGAAACATAAGCGGaaatcaaagaaagaaaagcgTAGTTCGTGA